Proteins encoded together in one Synergistaceae bacterium window:
- the gspD gene encoding type II secretion system secretin GspD: MRKFCGALLCMFTTLIIFVLSIFVSTILLPVPRFSIAWAADGISTPGARLEQDEQALIAAAQAMRRAGMVQFNFTDIELVRFVRFMSELMQRNVVVPPTISGKISVISPTPSSLRDARQIFLSILQTQGWALQNMGSYDKLVQGGVSTSSHVGRGKGSPGQGEESVTHIVPLDYIVADFVIQALQQAFGQSVIVLPVGNGRDIVLQGRATDVSKAVELIRRLDIPSSAKTSRVFFLSFGDPAVIANQLNAIAQAGGLLRGLAAVPDQNSRQIIVVAEPNVIAEAAKIIKELDVDRQQGDFHIYKLQNIDATAAAEQISKVLAASAMLQPNQDGNFPAIVVPDVTTNSLIFASTQRQYDALEKILNEIDIQPKQVLIRGFLAEVNVTNLDRAGIDWSIMGGQIWDNFMMGGMGQLGEAAIPSQFMEWFNELSRSEQLLDRNGSTYTVTNYEPLALVYATIEMLKKYDAVNVLSVPRLMCTDNKESSFQVGQVIPVLKGSTSDLSNPSAMQQNYDYKDTGLTLTVTPHIRSGNVVALDIEQTTEDVLTAAGSVTPVTAKRQVKTSVVVEDGETIILGGIVKETEKALRRRVPGLSYIPLVGSLFQKVSKEREKIDFIIFLTPQIIRDTKQMRKVTNQAANLESDFGQTRPEMSPVETEVDRRFRELYEKSRKAQ, encoded by the coding sequence TTGAGGAAATTTTGCGGAGCGCTCCTCTGCATGTTTACGACTTTAATCATCTTTGTTTTAAGTATCTTTGTGTCAACCATTCTTTTGCCCGTACCGCGTTTTTCCATAGCGTGGGCCGCGGACGGAATCTCTACTCCTGGTGCGCGGTTGGAGCAGGACGAGCAGGCCCTGATCGCGGCGGCTCAAGCTATGCGCCGGGCCGGCATGGTCCAGTTTAATTTTACAGACATTGAGCTCGTGAGGTTTGTGCGTTTCATGTCAGAACTCATGCAGAGGAATGTCGTTGTCCCGCCAACCATCTCCGGGAAAATCTCCGTTATCTCTCCCACTCCCTCCAGCCTTCGCGACGCGCGCCAAATTTTCTTGTCCATCTTGCAGACCCAGGGCTGGGCTTTACAGAACATGGGCAGCTACGACAAACTGGTACAGGGAGGCGTCAGTACCTCTTCCCATGTGGGAAGAGGTAAAGGCAGTCCCGGCCAAGGCGAGGAAAGCGTCACCCACATCGTTCCTCTAGACTATATTGTGGCGGATTTTGTGATCCAGGCACTGCAACAGGCTTTCGGGCAGTCTGTCATCGTGCTCCCCGTGGGCAACGGCCGGGATATTGTACTGCAAGGGCGAGCCACAGACGTCAGCAAGGCCGTGGAACTCATCCGCAGGTTAGATATTCCCTCCAGCGCCAAGACCAGTCGAGTTTTTTTCCTGAGCTTTGGTGACCCAGCGGTTATCGCCAACCAGCTCAACGCCATCGCCCAGGCGGGAGGGCTCCTCCGAGGCCTCGCCGCCGTTCCCGACCAGAACAGTCGGCAGATCATCGTCGTGGCGGAACCCAACGTCATCGCGGAGGCTGCCAAGATCATCAAAGAGTTGGACGTGGACCGCCAACAGGGGGATTTTCACATTTACAAGCTCCAAAATATCGACGCCACGGCGGCAGCTGAGCAAATCAGCAAGGTGCTGGCGGCGTCCGCCATGTTGCAGCCCAATCAAGACGGCAACTTTCCAGCCATCGTGGTGCCCGACGTGACCACCAACAGCCTGATTTTCGCGTCCACCCAGCGTCAGTACGACGCTCTCGAAAAAATTCTGAACGAGATCGACATTCAGCCTAAGCAAGTCTTGATCCGCGGCTTCTTGGCGGAGGTCAACGTGACCAATCTGGATAGAGCGGGTATCGACTGGTCCATTATGGGCGGACAGATCTGGGACAACTTCATGATGGGCGGCATGGGACAATTGGGCGAGGCCGCCATCCCCAGCCAATTTATGGAGTGGTTTAACGAACTCTCCCGTAGCGAGCAGCTTCTTGACCGCAACGGATCCACTTACACTGTGACCAACTACGAGCCCTTGGCCCTAGTCTACGCGACCATCGAAATGCTGAAAAAATACGACGCCGTCAATGTGTTGTCGGTGCCGCGTCTGATGTGCACCGACAACAAAGAAAGCTCATTCCAGGTAGGGCAGGTTATCCCCGTTTTGAAGGGCTCGACCTCGGACCTCTCGAACCCCAGCGCCATGCAACAGAACTACGATTACAAAGACACGGGGTTGACTTTGACCGTTACACCCCATATCCGCAGCGGCAACGTGGTGGCACTGGACATCGAGCAGACGACGGAGGATGTACTCACCGCTGCCGGTTCTGTGACACCCGTGACGGCCAAACGCCAGGTAAAAACCTCGGTGGTTGTAGAGGACGGGGAGACCATCATCTTAGGGGGCATCGTAAAAGAGACGGAGAAAGCCCTGAGGCGACGGGTGCCGGGACTTTCCTACATCCCGCTGGTGGGGAGCCTGTTCCAGAAGGTGTCAAAAGAGCGAGAGAAGATCGATTTCATCATCTTTCTGACGCCCCAGATCATACGCGATACCAAACAAATGCGTAAGGTGACAAACCAAGCCGCCAACCTCGAATCGGATTTCGGCCAGACTCGGCCGGAAATGAGCCCCGTGGAGACGGAAGTGGACAGGCGTTTCAGAGAACTGTACGAGAAAAGTCGTAAAGCGCAGTAA
- a CDS encoding prepilin-type N-terminal cleavage/methylation domain-containing protein encodes MPFGNGCRDGFTLIEVMVAVAIIGLVTAAGFKLLTLSFRTLAEVKMEQELMNEAQKVRLDFLTKEDMSDSGEKDGVKWSVDTDSVPVVDGLELTFRRLTVEYQDRKMVLYLPGTQ; translated from the coding sequence ATGCCGTTCGGTAACGGATGCCGCGACGGCTTCACGCTGATCGAGGTGATGGTAGCAGTGGCGATCATTGGGCTTGTGACCGCGGCCGGATTCAAGCTGCTTACCTTGTCCTTCCGCACGTTGGCCGAGGTCAAGATGGAACAAGAACTGATGAACGAGGCCCAGAAAGTGCGCCTCGATTTTTTGACGAAAGAAGACATGTCCGACAGCGGAGAAAAAGACGGTGTAAAATGGAGTGTGGATACCGACTCCGTTCCTGTTGTCGATGGACTGGAGTTGACATTCCGAAGGCTCACCGTGGAGTATCAGGACCGAAAGATGGTTCTTTACCTGCCGGGAACGCAATAG
- a CDS encoding type II secretion system protein M — protein MNFDLNFNKIRSIIRGEVNGSARFLVVTFCAAASWIAASWFSDMSKNASLSLTQQETRYQTLSQLAAEYKSLASDPSDVNTNAVDVMTTFTRVSAQVELGSRVTRIAPAPDGRRCTVEINRLYAEEMTEIVRALAARGIRVISAEIRALPAGEERLFSLYAVIGTEA, from the coding sequence ATGAATTTCGATCTGAATTTCAACAAAATACGCTCCATCATCCGGGGAGAGGTAAACGGTTCTGCGCGTTTTCTTGTGGTGACCTTTTGCGCTGCCGCAAGCTGGATTGCCGCAAGCTGGTTTTCCGATATGTCTAAAAACGCGTCTTTATCCCTGACCCAACAAGAAACCCGTTATCAAACCCTTTCGCAATTGGCCGCGGAGTATAAGAGTCTCGCCTCCGATCCCTCCGACGTGAACACGAACGCGGTGGACGTGATGACGACCTTCACACGGGTTTCCGCTCAGGTCGAACTGGGTAGCCGTGTCACCAGAATCGCCCCCGCCCCCGACGGCAGAAGATGTACCGTGGAGATCAACCGCCTTTACGCGGAGGAAATGACGGAGATCGTGCGCGCTCTTGCTGCCCGAGGCATTCGGGTCATCTCCGCGGAAATCCGCGCCCTCCCAGCGGGGGAAGAACGTCTTTTCTCCTTGTACGCCGTCATTGGGACGGAGGCATGA
- a CDS encoding general secretion pathway protein GspK, producing the protein MCSVFPNKKPSFFKTRQRRGFVLVSVLLLGVLFISCATSFAWFTRLQVKNALREKVSLANRSMAQVLTLSIVAGIKANTLVNYDSLRLDWFKPFFLPAGDQGTWVVQVLPLDDKIPIRHLFLPDGNTLRNELRQTWEDLWTKLEHRELTDRVLDFLDKNARPRMGGAEQETYLNRSLLDLSELLGLKEITPEILYGGSEKQGLADYCTLWGDGKINLNVAPVHVMEILPGLDRSLAEKIADYREQEALKGTADLRRIPGFPAKAVTTLMNLTAFKSRYFMIKIEILEETGGGTSFNVIFDKTAGKVVRWEES; encoded by the coding sequence ATGTGTTCGGTTTTCCCCAATAAAAAGCCTTCTTTTTTCAAGACAAGACAACGGCGCGGCTTTGTTCTGGTGTCCGTATTGCTGTTGGGGGTTCTTTTCATATCCTGCGCTACTTCTTTCGCGTGGTTTACCCGTTTACAGGTGAAGAACGCCTTGCGTGAAAAAGTCTCCTTGGCGAACCGGAGTATGGCTCAGGTCCTGACCCTCTCCATCGTGGCGGGGATCAAGGCCAATACTCTGGTCAACTACGATTCTTTACGGCTCGACTGGTTCAAACCCTTTTTCTTGCCCGCCGGAGACCAGGGAACCTGGGTGGTTCAGGTGCTTCCTTTGGACGACAAGATCCCCATCAGGCATCTTTTCCTACCCGATGGCAATACGCTTCGCAACGAGCTGCGCCAAACCTGGGAAGATCTATGGACGAAGCTGGAGCACCGAGAGCTGACTGACCGGGTTCTGGACTTCCTTGACAAAAACGCCAGGCCCCGCATGGGCGGGGCGGAGCAGGAAACCTATCTCAATCGTTCCCTTCTGGATCTATCGGAGCTTCTGGGCCTGAAGGAAATCACCCCTGAGATCCTGTACGGGGGATCTGAGAAGCAGGGGTTGGCGGATTACTGCACCCTCTGGGGAGACGGAAAAATCAACTTGAACGTGGCTCCCGTGCACGTCATGGAGATTCTCCCCGGACTGGATAGGTCGTTGGCCGAAAAAATCGCGGATTACCGCGAACAGGAGGCATTGAAGGGGACGGCCGACCTTCGCCGGATTCCAGGCTTTCCCGCCAAGGCCGTGACGACCCTCATGAACTTGACGGCTTTCAAAAGTCGATATTTCATGATCAAGATCGAAATCCTGGAGGAAACTGGAGGAGGAACGAGTTTCAACGTTATCTTCGACAAAACGGCCGGTAAGGTCGTCCGTTGGGAAGAGTCTTAA